The Raphanus sativus cultivar WK10039 chromosome 6, ASM80110v3, whole genome shotgun sequence sequence ATAAGGCCGTGGTGCCCATCAAAACAACAAGTGTTCAGTGGTTCATGCCCAAATGATGGAGGACAACAATGTGTAAATGACTTGTTAAGTACTTGGTATCCATATGTAAGGCTTAGCCCAATCTCCTGCAAGTGCTCTCCTCAGTCTAACAACATGCGTCTCTGTAGTTGTCCTAAATATGATTTGCAAATAAAATGTTCTAATTATAATACCCTAAATTGTTGttctaaacaattttcataCTTTTCTATGCTACTATTTAATTTCCATgagattaaaatataatagcCTCTCGAAATAAACTGAcacatttttgtatatatatatatgtgtgtgtacatatatatatcggATAAAGATAGTGTCTAGAGACAAAATGAATAAGGATTATAaagtattataatattttttaactatctttagtataaatatataggAGTGTGTGGTGtcatatcccctatatattaaagaagaaacatttgaaaaaatagtaacctcaattttgtagtaattatagttttcaaaaaaaaaaaaaattgtagtaattaaaaaaaatcacatgcTAATGTTTCACTTagttaagttattaattttgcTTACATGTCAGTCTAGAAATCAATTGGAAATTATGTTTGTCCAAATCCAATTGCTAAACAATGTATGTATACGGGATAGGAAATATGATTAAcgatataaaacatataaactttagTTTAGCATAAAACATCATCGTAACTATCGAGATTATTCTACAAAAACCTGGCGAACGAAAAATATTAGTCAATCATAAGAATATGATCGTAATAAGTTAACAACTTAACAAACAATATCAAAATTGGGAACCTAAAAGTTGACAAACAATTATCCAGTATAACAAAAGTTTATACAATATTCGACCATACAAAGTTTATAAGAAATCATGATGATGGTTGTTTCATCCGAAAATACTTAACTCTGATATTTTATACATCCGAAATAGTTGACTAACAAATAAAACCCCACATCTTCTTACGTTAGTCTATATTAACAGTTATAATACTTATATTGTCATGaaatatttctatataaaatCTTACTACCCATTACAGTTATGGCATTACAGTGCTGTATATCCGCGAATTGAAAAATAGAAGAAGCTGACcggtttagtatttataattGAACCGaacaaaatttaaagaaaaattggtTCGTACAGAAATTAACCGAGATGTAACCAGTATAAAGACATCGAAGATATTaaccttttaagttttaaactagattttgatccgcgtttgGAAAGCGCGGGTTTgtgagattaaaaaaattgatatgaattagtattttgGGATTGTACAATATTATGTTACAAAGTGTGTATTATACCGAAACagaaaattcatttaaaattatatacattaatttatttgaaattttgtatgTACATTCTTATGTATCACATTCTtagatatgaaaattttatcaaaatccaAATAACTGAGCCGAAACTAatctgaaaatatatgtttggtttGAGTTTGAGTCTAGGGAAAAGTACCTATTGGATATTTGTTGAATATGTGGGTCTCGGTTCGGGTACGGATCATACCTGAGACCCAATCGTATATAGTGTACTTGTGGGATTTAGACCATGATCCGAAAGCCCGAATTTTTTTGGATTATAGACAAAGTTTGATATGAATTAGTAGTTTGTGATTCATGTACATTACTATGTTACAGAATCATATTATATCAAAGAAGAGAATCTctctaatattatataatttattgaaaatttatttgttttttttttgtgtgtctctctctctctctctctctctctctctctctctctctctctctctctctctctctctctctctctctctctctctctctctctcctctctctctctctctctctctctctctctctctctcctctctctctctctctctctctctctctctctctctctctctctctctctctctcaagccAAGGCATTTATTCgaataaaaaaaactgatcGGATCCGGATACCCATTTTTGTAACACCCCCAAACCATTTTAGACATCGGTCAGCCAGTCagacaataattaaaaataaacatgccCAAAATACTTTCCTCTGCCCGGTCCGGAAATGTTACAACTGGCTAAGAATAGACTTTCCAAGTCACAAAATAAGATTAAGTAACCCAGATTATCCATTCAAAACTCGTTTCCTCTAATTTTCGGTCttaggctttgcaacccgttcTGAGTCATAGAGTTGTGTTAGGTCGGACTAACCTAATATCAGATTCAACACGTCTCGAATATAAAACATactttatatcatatatatattatacggAGTTCACAAGcccaaaatattatacatatggTCTATGGACGCAGCCGAAAGTAAAACATACATTCATATATCTTGAAACGAGTCTTTAGCAAAAGATGTCCAATCTACACCAGCTCCTATAGTTTCGCGAGCGCTATGGTCTTTACTACTGGTTGCCTGCAAGAATGGTGAGGAGTGAGCGAACTAATTTCAGTCAGTGAGCCAGGGTTCCCAATCTAGCATATACAACTACCCGTTACCCCAAACCCAACCCCAAACACAAGCAAAATGGGTAGTTCAAcaattaataaacaaaggatTAAAGCAGTAAACAATAGATcgaaatgtatatatatataatcctaGGGCCCAACAGAATCATTCTTCCTCCATACAAGGGACACCGGCAATTCCTTCACTATTACACCACAAAGGCGTAGGCGCTCGGGAATCCGTCCGGTCACGGTCCTCAATCGGAATCGCCGTGCCCCGGTCCTCTATCGGACTCGCCGGAGCTGTCACATCTACGTGTGACACTCGGCCTTGGTGATCAAGCCAAGTTAAACCGAGCCCACCACTTTCCAAAATCCAAAACTATACTTAAAACCAACCGAAACTATTAAAAGTATTTGTAATGCAGAAAACATATTCGAAATACCCTATACCTATTATACACAAAGTATTTTACGTATTTTAAGTACCCAGTCGGGTCTTAAGGAGGGTCCAGACTCGAACCGAGATCCGACCCAGACTCGAACTGAGATCTGCGGGTCAAAAAATATCAGTAGGTATTTTATCATGGACCTGGATCCGAACCAAACCTGTATTTTCagattgattttggtttggtttctcGGACCCAGATAATATAACAAATCTAAAATAGTAtacatacaaaaaaattaaataactaattcataaattatataattttaaatatattcactttttaataaaatacgatttgtaacataaatatataacaatttcaaaatatttattcagGTTAAACTTTGTTTATATTCAAAAACACAAGCGCTTTCAAAGGACGAATCAAAATATGTCCTATTCTGGTTCATCAAGAACCAATGTAACGTCAAGCACCAATGAAATTTGTTGATCAGTAAACTTCACCACTAAATTTCACTGTTGGtcttgttatatttttttgttttctacaATGTAATATTGTTGGTAAACTTAATTGATCAACTCATTAACACATCTATACACTCATTGTAGGTAGAAGAAGATTAGACGTGATATGTGATTATCACTGCTTACCTGCAATAAGAAATATTTGATTCTTTTAAGTACTCTGAATAATTAGGAATTTTTGCCGTTCGTAACCTATGATgcgccattttttttttttttttttttttttttttgcataactGCGCCATTCTTAACCTAGATCAGAAAAGGAATAAAACTATGACCATTACGAAAGCAAATGAGGCAAGAGTTGATGTAACGGTTCCCTTTAGTGAAAGCATCTAAAGCTGCAAAATTcgtaagaaaaacaaagaacatCAAACTAAATCTACTTCTCCAAGTCCCtaataatttcaattaaaaaaattaatcaaagaTTTTAATTGTAATTTACTAGAGGTCTCCAAACATTATAGTACTTTTTGAAAGATGTATGTTACtctattaattttatttgaaaaaaaaagaaaaagaaaaaggaagaagaagacttcattttcttttattaacgATAAACTGTGTTGACACAGAAGAAGACGAAGTACACACAGAGGtagaagaaaaggaagagagtATCGGGTTTTGGATTTATTAGACTTAGGCTGCTAACTATGGCATCGGTGTGGCTACTGTTTATAGTGTTCGTGTTTGATCTCATAGCTTTTGGGCTTGCCGTTGCTGCAGAACAGCGAAGAACCACcgttagtctctctctctctgttcttgaAAATTTATGGGTTTTGTATTAGAAAGCTGAAACTTTGGGCCAAAATTGACAAAGATTATACACTTCTTTGATAATcatagatataaaaaaaatcaatctaaAACCCTTGAAAAGTTATTTGtgaagaatatatttttgataatatgtCCTGTTTGGTGATTAGTGGCAAGTTGTTAAAGaatcaagagattcaagctACTGTGTGTATGAGAGGATATAGCAACGGGTCTCGGAATTCCTCTCGTCATTGTGCACACGTAGGTCTTTGATCTAGACCCACTTGGTGTCAAGGCTCTTCCACAGCATAAACATCGGCTCGCTACCATCATGAAGAGCTGACTAGCTAATAAGAGCAAGGAATaattttttgttcttatttctCCTCGTTCTTTTTTATAGAAACATAGAACAAAATCAGTATCTCCGAGCTTTACTACGTGTGCTTGACAAGGGCCAAAGACTTTGAGGCTCCTAGAGATCCGGGTATTCGAATGAGTAGCTTGTAGAATTTACACACACCCTCATAGGTGTAGAGTTAGAAACTAGAAACCTTTTAGGCCGTTGTGATCAATCATATTGTATGGGTTAGATGTGTACTTGCTTGTATATGAGAAATAGATGTGGCTACTGTTTATAGTGTTCGTGTTTGATCTCATAGCTTTTGGGTTTGCCGTTGCTGCAGAACAGCGAAGA is a genomic window containing:
- the LOC130495507 gene encoding defensin-like protein 249, with product MRLAGIFLAVCILSCLLPSHFSKGVTAGQIRPWCPSKQQVFSGSCPNDGGQQCVNDLLSTWYPYVRLSPISCKCSPQSNNMRLCSF